One genomic segment of Chelonia mydas isolate rCheMyd1 chromosome 1, rCheMyd1.pri.v2, whole genome shotgun sequence includes these proteins:
- the HCFC2 gene encoding host cell factor 2 isoform X1, which produces MAAAAAAAGLSWRRVPSSTGPVPRSRHGHRAVAIRELVIIFGGGNEGIADELHVYNTATNQWFLPAVRGDIPPGCAAHGFVCDGTRILVFGGMVEYGRYSNDLYELQASRWLWKKVKPQSPSVGSPPCPRLGHSFSLYGNKCYLFGGLANESEDSNNNIPRYLNDFYELELQHGSGVIGWSIPMTKGILPSPRESHTAIVYCRKDLGNPKMYIFGGMCGCRLNDLWELDIETMTWSRPETKGTVPLPRSLHTANVIGNKMYVFGGWVPQTVEDEISACDGEWKCTSSFSYLNLDTTEWIGLISDCQEDKKNLLPGPRAGHCAVAVGTRLYIWSGRDGYRKAWNNQVCCKDLWYLDTEKPSAPSQVQLIRATTNSFQVKWDEVPTVEGYLLQLNADSPAPMVTGGTVVPETTLLSSQGIKLDLHSQTNHMVPNNVQVTSNSLLKLEAKENITEPENMVTQEATKKNHLDSRGFKESNAPSLLPACTLGPQTSANVAELRDLDIRTVNPDASVSSTVSSTQTMVTQQAVKTESSSTNGAVVKDETSLTTFSSKSEVAETTFIIPSTKVSTVQTNNLTVHLSKTTPLRQMATVKTRERQWYDVGIFKSSSALVSQYYLLPEEKSSISNKVENTDVPDYSLLKKQDLFPGTVYRFRVAAINGCGVGPFSKVNEFKTCIPGFPGAPSTVRITKSVDCIHLSWEPPVSPSGNILEYSAYLAIRTTQVHENPNQLVFMKIYCGLKTSCVVTAAQLSNAHVDYTSRPAIVFRISAKNERGYGPATQVRWLQGKVDTKCCVKWDLSAL; this is translated from the exons ATGGCGGCGGCCGCCGCCGCTGCTGGCCTAAGCTGGAGGCGGGTCCCTTCCTCCACCGGGCCGGTGCCCCGGTCCCGCCACGGACACCGCGCCGTGGCCATCCGCGAGCTGGTGATCATCTTCGGGGGCGGCAACGAGGGCATCGCGGACGAGCTGCACGTCTACAACACGG CTACAAATCAGTGGTTTCTTCCTGCTGTTAGAGGAGATATTCCTCCAGGCTGTGCAGCCCATGGATTTGTCTGCGATGGCACCAGAATACTAGTGTTCGGAGGAATGGTTGAATATGGAAGATACAGTAATGATTTATATGAATTACAG GCAAGTCGATGGCTGTGGAAAAAAGTAAAGCCTCAGTCTCCGTCTGTTGGTTCACCACCTTGTCCTCGACTTGGCCACAGCTTTTCTTTATATGGTAACAAGTGTTATTTATTTGGTGGCCTGGCAAATGAAAGTGAGGATTCAAACAATAACATTCCCAG ATATTTAAATGATTTCTATGAACTGGAGCTGCAACATGGTTCTGGAGTCATAGGCTGGAGCATTCCAATGACCAAAGGGATCTTGCCTTCTCCTCGAGAATCCCACACAGCCATTGTGTATTGCAGAAAAGATTTGGGAAATCCAAAGATGTATATTTTTGGAGGGATGTGTGGCTGTCGACTTAATGACCTTTGGGAGCTTGACATAG aaacaatGACCTGGTCAAGACCAGAAACTAAGGGGACGGTGCCACTTCCTCGCAGTCTCCATACAGCCAATGTAATAGGAAACAA AATGTATGTTTTTGGTGGATGGGTTCCACAGACAGTGGAGGATGAGATTTCTGCTTGTGATGGTGAATGGAAGTGTACCAGTTCATTTTCTTATCTAAATTTGG ATACCACGGAATGGATCGGTCTAATCTCAGATTGTCAGGAAGACAAAAAGAACTTGTTACCCGGGCCAAGAGCTGGACACTGTGCTGTGGCAGTCGGCACTCGTCTGTACATCTGGAGCGGTAGAGATGGTTACAGAAAAGCTTGGAATAATCAAGTTTGCTGCAAGGATCTTTGGTATTTAGATACAG AGAAACCATCAGCACCATCGCAGGTACAGCTGATCAGAGCTACAACTAATTCTTTTCAAGTAAAATGGGATGAAGTTCCTACAGTTGAAGGATATCTTCTTCAGTTAAATGCTGATTCCCCAGCCCCTATGGTGACTGGTGGAACTGTGGTTCCTGAGACTACACTGCTGAGTTCACAAG GAATCAAGCTGGATCTTCACAGCCAAACAAATCACATGGTTCCTAATAAT GTACAAGTTACATCTAATTCATTATTAAAACTAGAAGCTAAAGAAAATATTACTGAACCTGAAAACATGGTTACACAAGAAGCTACAAAGAAAAACCATCTAGATTCTAGAGGATTCAAAGAGTCAAATGCCCCCTCACTTTTGCCAGCGTGCACTTTAG GTCCTCAGACTTCAGCAAATGTAGCTGAATTACGTGACTTGGACATACGAACTGTAAATCCTGATGCTTCTGTATCCAGCACTGTCTCCAGCACACAAACTATGGTAACCCAGCAGGCTGTTAAAACTGAGTCATCAAGTACAAATGGGGCAGTTGTTAAAGATGAAACTTCACTAACAACATTCAGTTCAAAATCTGAAG TTGCTGAAACTACTTTTATAATACCTTCAACCAAAGTCAGCACTGTTCAAACAAATAACTTGACTGTGCACTTATCT AAAACTACTCCACTAAGACAGATGGCAACAGTGAAAACAAGAGAACGACAGTGGTACGATGtgggaatttttaaaagcagtagTGCTTTGGTGAGCCAGTACTATTTGTTGCCAGAAGAAAAATCAAGCATCTCCAACAAG gtggaaaatacagatgtccCAGACTACAGTTTACTTAAGAAACAGGATCTCTTTCCAGGCACTGTGTACAGGTTCAGGGTTGCTGCAATTAATGGCTGTGGTGTAGGCCCTTTCAGTAAAGTCAATGAATTTAAAACCTGCATTCCTGGTTTTCCTGGGGCTCCTTCAACGGTCAGAATCACCAAG AGTGTAGACTGTATTCATCTTTCATGGGAGCCACCTGTTTCACCTTCTGGAAATATCTTGGAATATTCAGCTTACTTAGCTATTCGTACCACACAAGTACACGAAAACCCAAATCAGCTTgtatttatgaaaatatactgTGGTCTTAAAACATCATGTGTAGTGACTGCTGCACAGCTTTCAAATGCCCATGTTGATTACACCTCCAGACCTGCTATAGTGTTCAGGATTTCTGCAAAGAATGAGAGAGGATATGGACCAGCCACACAAGTTCGATGGCTTCAAGGTAAAGTGGATACCAAATGTTGTGTTAAATGGGATTTATCTGCACTATGA
- the HCFC2 gene encoding host cell factor 2 isoform X2, which produces MAAAAAAAGLSWRRVPSSTGPVPRSRHGHRAVAIRELVIIFGGGNEGIADELHVYNTATNQWFLPAVRGDIPPGCAAHGFVCDGTRILVFGGMVEYGRYSNDLYELQASRWLWKKVKPQSPSVGSPPCPRLGHSFSLYGNKCYLFGGLANESEDSNNNIPRYLNDFYELELQHGSGVIGWSIPMTKGILPSPRESHTAIVYCRKDLGNPKMYIFGGMCGCRLNDLWELDIETMTWSRPETKGTVPLPRSLHTANVIGNKMYVFGGWVPQTVEDEISACDGEWKCTSSFSYLNLDTTEWIGLISDCQEDKKNLLPGPRAGHCAVAVGTRLYIWSGRDGYRKAWNNQVCCKDLWYLDTEKPSAPSQVQLIRATTNSFQVKWDEVPTVEGYLLQLNADSPAPMVTGGTVVPETTLLSSQGIKLDLHSQTNHMVPNNVQVTSNSLLKLEAKENITEPENMVTQEATKKNHLDSRGFKESNAPSLLPACTLGPQTSANVAELRDLDIRTVNPDASVSSTVSSTQTMVTQQAVKTESSSTNGAVVKDETSLTTFSSKSEVAETTFIIPSTKVSTVQTNNLTVHLSKTTPLRQMATVKTRERQWYDVGIFKSSSALVSQYYLLPEEKSSISNKVENTDVPDYSLLKKQDLFPGTVYRFRVAAINGCGVGPFSKVNEFKTCIPGFPGAPSTVRITKSVDCIHLSWEPPVSPSGNILEYSAYLAIRTTQVHENPNQLVFMKIYCGLKTSCVVTAAQLSNAHVDYTSRPAIVFRISAKNERGYGPATQVRWLQEMKTSSSK; this is translated from the exons ATGGCGGCGGCCGCCGCCGCTGCTGGCCTAAGCTGGAGGCGGGTCCCTTCCTCCACCGGGCCGGTGCCCCGGTCCCGCCACGGACACCGCGCCGTGGCCATCCGCGAGCTGGTGATCATCTTCGGGGGCGGCAACGAGGGCATCGCGGACGAGCTGCACGTCTACAACACGG CTACAAATCAGTGGTTTCTTCCTGCTGTTAGAGGAGATATTCCTCCAGGCTGTGCAGCCCATGGATTTGTCTGCGATGGCACCAGAATACTAGTGTTCGGAGGAATGGTTGAATATGGAAGATACAGTAATGATTTATATGAATTACAG GCAAGTCGATGGCTGTGGAAAAAAGTAAAGCCTCAGTCTCCGTCTGTTGGTTCACCACCTTGTCCTCGACTTGGCCACAGCTTTTCTTTATATGGTAACAAGTGTTATTTATTTGGTGGCCTGGCAAATGAAAGTGAGGATTCAAACAATAACATTCCCAG ATATTTAAATGATTTCTATGAACTGGAGCTGCAACATGGTTCTGGAGTCATAGGCTGGAGCATTCCAATGACCAAAGGGATCTTGCCTTCTCCTCGAGAATCCCACACAGCCATTGTGTATTGCAGAAAAGATTTGGGAAATCCAAAGATGTATATTTTTGGAGGGATGTGTGGCTGTCGACTTAATGACCTTTGGGAGCTTGACATAG aaacaatGACCTGGTCAAGACCAGAAACTAAGGGGACGGTGCCACTTCCTCGCAGTCTCCATACAGCCAATGTAATAGGAAACAA AATGTATGTTTTTGGTGGATGGGTTCCACAGACAGTGGAGGATGAGATTTCTGCTTGTGATGGTGAATGGAAGTGTACCAGTTCATTTTCTTATCTAAATTTGG ATACCACGGAATGGATCGGTCTAATCTCAGATTGTCAGGAAGACAAAAAGAACTTGTTACCCGGGCCAAGAGCTGGACACTGTGCTGTGGCAGTCGGCACTCGTCTGTACATCTGGAGCGGTAGAGATGGTTACAGAAAAGCTTGGAATAATCAAGTTTGCTGCAAGGATCTTTGGTATTTAGATACAG AGAAACCATCAGCACCATCGCAGGTACAGCTGATCAGAGCTACAACTAATTCTTTTCAAGTAAAATGGGATGAAGTTCCTACAGTTGAAGGATATCTTCTTCAGTTAAATGCTGATTCCCCAGCCCCTATGGTGACTGGTGGAACTGTGGTTCCTGAGACTACACTGCTGAGTTCACAAG GAATCAAGCTGGATCTTCACAGCCAAACAAATCACATGGTTCCTAATAAT GTACAAGTTACATCTAATTCATTATTAAAACTAGAAGCTAAAGAAAATATTACTGAACCTGAAAACATGGTTACACAAGAAGCTACAAAGAAAAACCATCTAGATTCTAGAGGATTCAAAGAGTCAAATGCCCCCTCACTTTTGCCAGCGTGCACTTTAG GTCCTCAGACTTCAGCAAATGTAGCTGAATTACGTGACTTGGACATACGAACTGTAAATCCTGATGCTTCTGTATCCAGCACTGTCTCCAGCACACAAACTATGGTAACCCAGCAGGCTGTTAAAACTGAGTCATCAAGTACAAATGGGGCAGTTGTTAAAGATGAAACTTCACTAACAACATTCAGTTCAAAATCTGAAG TTGCTGAAACTACTTTTATAATACCTTCAACCAAAGTCAGCACTGTTCAAACAAATAACTTGACTGTGCACTTATCT AAAACTACTCCACTAAGACAGATGGCAACAGTGAAAACAAGAGAACGACAGTGGTACGATGtgggaatttttaaaagcagtagTGCTTTGGTGAGCCAGTACTATTTGTTGCCAGAAGAAAAATCAAGCATCTCCAACAAG gtggaaaatacagatgtccCAGACTACAGTTTACTTAAGAAACAGGATCTCTTTCCAGGCACTGTGTACAGGTTCAGGGTTGCTGCAATTAATGGCTGTGGTGTAGGCCCTTTCAGTAAAGTCAATGAATTTAAAACCTGCATTCCTGGTTTTCCTGGGGCTCCTTCAACGGTCAGAATCACCAAG AGTGTAGACTGTATTCATCTTTCATGGGAGCCACCTGTTTCACCTTCTGGAAATATCTTGGAATATTCAGCTTACTTAGCTATTCGTACCACACAAGTACACGAAAACCCAAATCAGCTTgtatttatgaaaatatactgTGGTCTTAAAACATCATGTGTAGTGACTGCTGCACAGCTTTCAAATGCCCATGTTGATTACACCTCCAGACCTGCTATAGTGTTCAGGATTTCTGCAAAGAATGAGAGAGGATATGGACCAGCCACACAAGTTCGATGGCTTCAAG AAATGAAAACATCAAGTTCAAAATAG